A section of the Parasteatoda tepidariorum isolate YZ-2023 chromosome 6, CAS_Ptep_4.0, whole genome shotgun sequence genome encodes:
- the LOC139425875 gene encoding mucin-7-like, whose amino-acid sequence MPYHRPARGGKVSPPGRRIEVDTSELDTVSTKLDAAISNASVVFTDLSTRLNAFKNLDPNFFLEIMASRNATPSSSVEVETSTEPVPDPEPRVPTPETPAVPCITLNSEPDEEASASEPVSAECPTREPPKKRRKKKKKSKATKASTTAKPISCPLPSEALPLPETPPPAPTETTEKVPTDAAAPTRPF is encoded by the coding sequence ATGCCATATCATCGACCTGCACGCGGCGGGAAGGTTTCACCTCCCGGCCGGCGAATTGAAGTCGACACATCGGAACTCGACACCGTCTCAACGAAACTTGACGCTGCGATCTCGAATGCCAGTGTGGTTTTCACAGATCTTTCGACTAGGCTCAACGCTTTCAAAAACCTCGATCCCAACTTCTTCCTGGAAATAATGGCCTCAAGAAATGCAACTCCTTCATCCTCCGTGGAAGTGGAAACATCGACAGAGCCTGTGCCCGATCCCGAGCCCAGGGTCCCCACACCTGAGACTCCTGCCGTTCCCTGTATCACCCTGAATTCTGAGCCTGATGAAGAAGCCTCGGCGTCTGAACCAGTGTCTGCAGAATGCCCCACTAGAGAGCCTCCGAAGAAGAGacggaagaagaagaaaaagtcaAAAGCCACCAAAGCCTCTACCACAGCTAAGCCTATTTCCTGCCCATTGCCTTCCGAAGCTCTTCCGTTGCCGGAGACACCCCCACCTGCCCCGACGGAGACCACCGAGAAAGTTCCCACTGATGCTGCAGCACCTACCAGGCCCTTTTAA